One Solirubrobacter pauli DNA segment encodes these proteins:
- a CDS encoding alpha/beta fold hydrolase translates to MQYMRTGSGQPLLLIHGLGGSRHSFDPITSALAAEREIIAPDLPGFGKTPPLSGAVSIATLAEALEGFIDEHDLDGVDCAGTSMGARLALELARRGRVGATVALDPGGFWNARERRVFGASVRGSIAIVRALQPVMPVLARSPVGRSALLAQFSARPWRLPGDVVLREMQSYAEARGLDDALDALVHGPLQAGMPAGTARGPIAVGWGRHDLVCLPRQAQRAIRQFPDARLHWFDRCGHFPQWDRPHETTRLILETTAPDRHR, encoded by the coding sequence ATGCAGTACATGCGCACTGGGAGCGGCCAGCCGCTGCTGCTCATCCACGGACTCGGTGGCAGCCGCCACTCGTTCGATCCGATCACAAGTGCGCTGGCGGCGGAGCGTGAGATCATCGCGCCGGACCTTCCCGGCTTCGGCAAGACGCCGCCACTCTCGGGCGCTGTGTCGATCGCGACGCTCGCTGAGGCCCTTGAGGGCTTCATCGACGAGCATGACCTCGACGGTGTCGACTGCGCCGGAACGTCCATGGGCGCACGGCTCGCGCTGGAGCTGGCGCGACGAGGCCGCGTCGGGGCCACCGTTGCGCTCGACCCGGGTGGCTTCTGGAACGCCCGTGAGCGACGCGTCTTCGGCGCGTCAGTGCGGGGGTCGATCGCGATCGTTCGTGCCTTGCAGCCGGTGATGCCGGTGCTCGCCCGGAGTCCTGTGGGACGTAGCGCGCTTTTGGCCCAGTTTTCCGCCCGCCCGTGGCGTCTTCCCGGCGATGTCGTGCTGAGAGAGATGCAGAGCTACGCCGAAGCGCGAGGCCTTGACGACGCGCTGGATGCCCTTGTGCATGGGCCGCTACAAGCCGGCATGCCGGCCGGAACGGCGCGAGGCCCGATCGCCGTCGGCTGGGGGCGGCACGACCTTGTTTGCCTTCCGCGCCAGGCACAGCGAGCGATCCGACAGTTCCCTGACGCCCGGCTGCACTGGTTCGACCGCTGTGGACACTTTCCACAGTGGGATCGCCCTCACGAGACGACGCGACTGATCCTCGAAACCACGGCCCCGGACCGACACCGCTGA
- a CDS encoding GAF domain-containing protein yields the protein MRATTVRFSDDLWALLEAEASNQGISAAQFVRDATIMRLGMLSAHRGDEHASLTLESLASGALAGRAPTTATLDAERLAELQRTGLLDTPPDATYDRIAGLAARLASAPVALISLVDADRQFFKSCVGLGEPWSTTRETPLSHSFCQHALDSDTPIVIEDARVHPLVRDNLAIRDLDVVAYLGIPLITAAGHTLGTLCVIDHKSRTWTPEQIDGLQVLTTSVVAEIQHTLGTGQ from the coding sequence ATGCGAGCCACGACGGTCCGCTTCAGCGACGACCTCTGGGCGCTGCTGGAAGCCGAAGCGTCCAACCAAGGGATCAGTGCCGCACAGTTCGTCCGCGACGCGACGATCATGCGCCTCGGGATGCTCAGCGCCCATCGCGGCGACGAGCACGCGAGCCTAACCCTCGAATCGCTGGCCAGCGGCGCACTAGCCGGCCGGGCACCGACCACCGCAACCCTCGACGCCGAGCGCCTCGCCGAGCTGCAGCGCACCGGGCTGCTCGACACCCCGCCCGACGCCACCTACGACCGGATCGCGGGCCTGGCCGCCCGGCTCGCGAGCGCCCCTGTGGCCCTCATCTCCCTCGTCGACGCCGACCGGCAGTTCTTCAAGAGCTGCGTCGGCCTCGGCGAGCCCTGGAGCACGACGCGCGAGACTCCCCTATCGCACTCCTTCTGCCAGCACGCCCTCGACTCCGACACTCCAATCGTCATCGAGGACGCCCGCGTGCACCCGCTCGTGCGCGACAACCTCGCCATCCGCGACCTCGACGTCGTCGCCTACCTCGGCATCCCCCTGATCACGGCCGCCGGCCACACACTCGGCACCCTCTGCGTCATCGACCACAAGTCCCGTACCTGGACCCCCGAGCAGATCGACGGGCTACAGGTCCTCACCACGAGTGTCGTCGCCGAGATCCAGCACACCCTCGGGACCGGTCAATAA
- a CDS encoding RNA polymerase sigma factor gives MALIQLDRTDAFEVLYDRHCAAVHRLACRYVGAGSAAEDVTQETFIGAWRARQQFACERGNARGWLLTIARNRAVDALRRGARQNLAFDESYDPAGPDCVETETFSRERAGEIAGALRLLPVEQRDVIELAFAAGMTHPEIAAQLQIPLGTVKSRARLGLNRLRFELSPLHVAA, from the coding sequence ATGGCACTGATCCAGCTCGATCGCACGGACGCGTTCGAGGTGCTGTACGACCGACATTGCGCCGCGGTGCACCGGCTCGCCTGCCGCTACGTCGGCGCCGGCTCGGCGGCCGAGGACGTGACGCAGGAGACGTTCATCGGCGCGTGGCGGGCGCGGCAGCAGTTTGCGTGCGAGCGCGGCAACGCGCGCGGGTGGTTGCTGACGATCGCCCGCAACCGTGCGGTGGATGCGCTGCGCCGCGGTGCGCGCCAGAATCTTGCGTTCGACGAGTCCTACGACCCGGCGGGGCCGGACTGCGTCGAGACCGAGACGTTCAGCCGTGAACGGGCGGGCGAGATCGCCGGCGCGCTGCGTCTGTTGCCGGTCGAGCAGCGTGACGTGATCGAGCTGGCGTTCGCGGCCGGAATGACGCATCCGGAGATCGCGGCGCAGCTGCAGATCCCACTGGGAACGGTGAAGAGCCGCGCACGGCTCGGACTCAACCGGCTGCGCTTCGAGCTCTCCCCCTTGCACGTCGCGGCTTGA
- a CDS encoding sigma-70 family RNA polymerase sigma factor, with product MTVAAREQRDALVLEHLPLARSLARRYARRADVDDLDQVASMALVKAADRFDPDRGLAFSSFAVPTILGELKRHFRDRGWMVRVPRDLQELSVRLVPLTESLTGALGRAPTPAELAQRAGTSVEQVLEARAATSAHFPDSLDRSVTEDGEELADVVGGRIDPGFERAENAAVVDRLLSALDDRQREILRLRFEEDLPQSEIGSLLGLSQTQVSRLIRASIGALQLQAASRG from the coding sequence TTGACCGTCGCCGCCCGTGAGCAGCGTGACGCGCTTGTGCTCGAGCACCTGCCGCTGGCGCGCAGCCTGGCCCGGCGCTACGCGCGCCGTGCCGACGTCGACGATCTCGACCAGGTGGCGTCGATGGCGCTGGTGAAGGCCGCCGACCGCTTCGACCCTGACCGCGGGCTCGCCTTCTCGTCGTTTGCGGTACCGACGATCCTCGGCGAGCTCAAGCGCCACTTTCGCGACCGCGGCTGGATGGTGCGCGTCCCGCGCGATCTGCAGGAACTCAGCGTGCGCCTGGTGCCACTCACCGAGTCACTCACAGGCGCACTCGGCCGCGCACCGACGCCTGCCGAACTGGCCCAGCGCGCCGGCACGAGCGTCGAACAGGTGCTCGAGGCACGCGCCGCCACCAGCGCCCATTTTCCTGACTCGCTCGATCGCTCGGTCACCGAGGACGGGGAGGAGCTCGCCGACGTCGTCGGCGGACGCATCGACCCCGGGTTCGAGCGCGCGGAGAACGCCGCGGTCGTCGATCGTCTGCTGAGCGCCCTCGACGACCGCCAACGCGAGATCCTCCGGCTGCGCTTTGAGGAGGATCTGCCGCAGTCCGAGATCGGCAGCCTCCTCGGCCTTTCACAGACGCAGGTCTCTCGGCTGATCCGCGCATCCATCGGGGCGCTGCAGCTGCAAGCGGCGTCCAGAGGTTGA
- a CDS encoding DMP19 family protein has product MVPFGPPQASDDDVERVRDLYRRLVERVGEPGHLGAEVDALTPGERALYVLMTAVELVGSGGFEQFFYERPELALAAATSAKLVKARKFMAIFEQANAIAFVEPPRKRAVSEFRRMLKAVESSADELARLDTELDALMANSATRIEALLLRYIQGAPQEFADV; this is encoded by the coding sequence ATGGTGCCCTTTGGTCCACCACAAGCATCCGACGACGATGTCGAACGGGTGCGGGATCTGTATCGCCGTTTGGTGGAGCGCGTCGGCGAGCCCGGCCACCTTGGTGCGGAGGTCGACGCGTTGACGCCCGGCGAGCGTGCCCTCTACGTGCTGATGACGGCAGTCGAGCTCGTGGGCTCGGGCGGCTTCGAGCAGTTCTTCTACGAGAGGCCGGAACTTGCGTTGGCCGCGGCGACGTCGGCGAAGCTGGTCAAGGCTCGCAAGTTCATGGCCATCTTCGAGCAGGCCAACGCGATTGCGTTCGTGGAACCTCCACGTAAACGGGCTGTGAGCGAGTTCCGCCGGATGCTGAAGGCCGTCGAATCCAGCGCCGACGAGCTGGCGCGGCTCGACACCGAATTGGATGCGCTGATGGCGAACTCCGCTACCCGGATCGAGGCGCTACTCCTGCGCTACATCCAAGGCGCCCCGCAGGAGTTCGCCGACGTCTGA
- a CDS encoding DUF7660 family protein, producing the protein MKPAPEDLADQITTREDMASFLDALSTDAVERGSEWENAQIFDMLESMAAWLRDTADTPRFAPAGMTPEQWRFIADLILAGKHYE; encoded by the coding sequence GTGAAGCCCGCGCCTGAAGATCTCGCCGACCAGATCACGACTCGCGAGGACATGGCGAGTTTTCTCGACGCACTGAGTACCGACGCGGTCGAGCGCGGCAGTGAGTGGGAGAACGCGCAGATCTTCGACATGCTCGAATCGATGGCGGCATGGCTGCGCGACACCGCCGATACCCCGCGATTCGCCCCAGCCGGCATGACGCCAGAGCAATGGCGGTTCATCGCCGACCTGATACTCGCGGGCAAGCACTACGAGTAG
- a CDS encoding RNA polymerase sigma factor, with translation MRRGLDQLDDEALVAGLPATADAFVVLYRRYEAPILAYFRRRTSGPELAADLAGEVFARALENLRAGHAVSGPFSAWLFGIARHVLIDSYRRGRVSEEARRRLAWDRIALTDDELERIDRIGEDGAVRAALGALPQDQREAVLARIVEQQSYEDIARALECSELVIRKRVSRGLATLRARLRGELA, from the coding sequence GTGAGACGAGGACTGGACCAGCTTGACGACGAGGCGCTCGTGGCGGGCTTGCCCGCCACGGCGGACGCGTTCGTGGTGCTCTACCGGCGCTACGAGGCTCCGATCCTCGCGTACTTCCGCCGGCGGACGAGCGGGCCGGAGCTCGCCGCCGACCTGGCGGGCGAGGTGTTCGCCCGGGCGCTGGAGAACTTGCGCGCCGGCCACGCGGTGTCGGGGCCGTTCTCGGCCTGGCTGTTCGGGATCGCCCGGCACGTGCTGATCGACAGCTACCGGCGCGGACGGGTCAGCGAGGAGGCGCGGCGCCGGCTGGCGTGGGACCGGATCGCGCTCACCGACGACGAGCTCGAGCGGATCGACCGGATCGGCGAGGACGGCGCGGTGCGCGCGGCCCTCGGCGCGCTGCCGCAGGACCAGCGGGAAGCGGTGCTGGCGCGGATCGTCGAGCAGCAGAGCTACGAGGACATCGCCCGCGCGCTCGAGTGCTCGGAGCTGGTGATCCGCAAGCGGGTCAGCCGGGGGCTCGCGACGTTGCGCGCGCGACTGAGAGGAGAATTGGCATGA
- a CDS encoding Dabb family protein codes for MTDHVVLLSLRAGVADAELSRLGDLLAGLPERIDGIESVRFGPSTSPEGLEQGYDYGFLITFTDAHARDRYLPHPEHAPVSALVQQLSEGVLVFDVGT; via the coding sequence ATGACCGATCACGTGGTGCTGCTCTCCCTGCGCGCGGGCGTCGCCGACGCCGAGCTCTCGAGGCTCGGCGACCTGCTCGCCGGCCTCCCCGAGCGGATCGACGGCATCGAGTCGGTGCGCTTCGGCCCGAGCACGAGCCCGGAAGGCCTCGAGCAGGGCTACGACTACGGCTTCCTGATCACGTTCACCGACGCGCACGCGCGTGACCGCTACCTGCCGCACCCGGAGCACGCCCCGGTCAGCGCGCTGGTGCAGCAGCTCTCGGAAGGCGTCCTGGTGTTCGACGTCGGGACGTAG
- a CDS encoding sensor histidine kinase: MIASLRGRLVAGVLALAAVGMLIVGGVTYATQRSNQLSRVDEQLAAAVPALQHEFMERNGGSGNPYRGGGGGPPRGGAAPIDTYGQVRDANGSVVDEEFLGPDDSAEAPELPRDIPVGTPTTVETPQGDYRVLARSFGTGSVTIAAISLSATNQSLDGLLLTLGLVIAAVLALIGAFAWVVVRVGLLPLDRMGHTAAAIAGGDLSHRVESTDPRTEVGRLGTALNRMLDRLEEAFAAREASQERLRRFIADASHELRTPLVSIRGYAELYRMGAARSDEDVAKAMRRIEDEAARMGVLVEDLLTLARLDEVRPAPHGPVDVSVLASDAVDDARVTAPDREITLHADHGWVTGDADQLRQVFANLLRNALVHTPAGTPIDVSVERRDGTVALEVRDHGPGLPGKDAGALFERFWRAEGGRERGKGGAGLGLAIVAAIVDAHGGTVSAANAPGGGAAFQVRLPAR, encoded by the coding sequence ATGATCGCTTCGCTGCGTGGGCGGCTCGTCGCCGGCGTGCTCGCGCTCGCCGCGGTCGGCATGCTGATCGTCGGCGGCGTCACCTACGCCACCCAGCGCTCGAACCAGCTCAGCCGCGTCGACGAGCAGCTCGCCGCGGCGGTGCCGGCGCTCCAGCACGAGTTCATGGAGCGCAACGGCGGCTCCGGCAACCCGTACCGGGGCGGAGGCGGCGGCCCGCCGCGCGGCGGGGCCGCGCCGATCGACACCTACGGCCAGGTGCGCGACGCCAACGGATCGGTCGTGGACGAGGAGTTCCTCGGCCCGGACGACTCCGCGGAGGCGCCGGAGCTCCCGCGGGACATCCCCGTCGGCACGCCGACCACGGTCGAGACGCCGCAGGGCGACTACCGCGTGCTCGCGCGCAGCTTCGGCACGGGCTCGGTCACGATCGCGGCGATCTCGTTGAGCGCCACCAACCAGTCGCTCGACGGGCTGCTGCTCACGCTCGGGCTGGTGATCGCCGCCGTGCTGGCGCTGATCGGCGCGTTCGCTTGGGTGGTGGTGCGCGTCGGCCTGCTGCCGCTCGACCGCATGGGCCACACGGCGGCCGCGATCGCCGGGGGCGACCTCTCGCACCGCGTGGAGTCGACGGACCCGCGCACGGAGGTCGGTCGCCTCGGCACCGCGCTCAACCGGATGCTCGACCGCCTGGAGGAGGCGTTCGCCGCGCGCGAGGCCTCGCAGGAGCGGTTGCGCCGCTTCATCGCCGACGCGTCGCACGAGCTGCGCACGCCGCTCGTCTCGATCCGCGGCTACGCGGAGCTGTACCGCATGGGCGCGGCGCGCAGCGACGAGGACGTGGCGAAGGCGATGCGCCGGATCGAGGACGAGGCGGCGCGCATGGGCGTGCTCGTCGAGGACCTGCTGACGCTGGCGCGGCTGGACGAGGTGCGGCCGGCGCCGCACGGTCCGGTCGACGTGTCGGTGCTGGCCTCCGACGCGGTCGACGACGCCCGCGTGACGGCCCCCGACCGCGAGATCACCCTGCACGCCGACCACGGCTGGGTGACCGGCGACGCCGACCAGCTGCGCCAGGTGTTCGCGAACCTCCTGCGCAACGCGCTGGTGCACACGCCGGCGGGCACCCCGATCGACGTCTCCGTCGAGCGCCGCGACGGGACCGTCGCGCTCGAGGTGCGCGACCACGGCCCCGGCCTCCCGGGCAAGGACGCGGGCGCGCTGTTCGAGCGCTTCTGGCGCGCCGAGGGCGGGCGCGAGCGTGGCAAGGGCGGCGCGGGCCTGGGACTCGCGATCGTCGCGGCCATCGTCGACGCGCACGGCGGCACGGTCAGCGCGGCGAACGCCCCGGGCGGCGGCGCCGCGTTCCAGGTGCGCCTGCCCGCGCGCTGA
- a CDS encoding response regulator transcription factor, whose translation MNESSRVLVVDDEPNIVDVISMALRFQGFTVESAGTGADALAQVAAFRPDLIVLDVMLPDMEGFEVAKRLGAERAGTPIIFLTARDAPEDKLRGLTTGGDDYVTKPFSLEELLARVRNVLRRTGAAEADSSRLSFEDLELDEDTREVARAGEPIDLTATEYRLLRYLMLNPRRVLTRAQLLDHVWDYDFGGDARVLETYISYLRKKLDQHGPSLIHTVRGVGYTLRAPRA comes from the coding sequence GTGAACGAGTCCAGCCGAGTCCTCGTCGTCGACGACGAGCCCAACATCGTCGACGTCATCTCGATGGCCCTGCGCTTCCAAGGCTTCACGGTCGAGTCGGCGGGGACGGGCGCGGACGCGCTCGCGCAGGTCGCCGCGTTCCGCCCGGATCTGATCGTCCTCGACGTGATGCTCCCCGACATGGAGGGGTTCGAGGTCGCCAAGCGGCTCGGCGCCGAGCGCGCGGGCACGCCGATCATCTTCCTCACCGCCCGCGACGCCCCCGAGGACAAGCTCCGCGGTCTCACGACCGGCGGCGACGACTACGTCACGAAGCCGTTCAGCCTCGAGGAGCTGCTCGCGCGCGTGCGCAACGTGCTGCGCCGCACGGGCGCCGCGGAGGCGGACTCGAGCCGGTTGAGCTTCGAGGACCTCGAGCTCGACGAGGACACGCGCGAGGTCGCGCGCGCCGGCGAGCCGATCGACCTCACCGCGACCGAGTACCGGCTGCTCCGGTACCTGATGCTCAACCCACGCCGCGTGCTCACCCGCGCGCAGCTGCTCGACCACGTGTGGGACTACGACTTCGGCGGCGACGCCCGCGTGCTCGAGACCTACATCTCCTACCTGCGCAAGAAGCTCGACCAGCACGGCCCGTCGCTCATCCACACGGTGCGCGGGGTCGGCTACACGCTGCGCGCGCCGCGGGCATGA
- a CDS encoding LLM class F420-dependent oxidoreductase encodes MRAPFELDLHVPNFNYPGTSPEALFDKLVEIATAAEASGFSSLSLMDHLHQIGPVGPPENFMFDGNTMLAAIAARTSAIHLGLLVGGVTYRNPALVAKITTTLDVISGGRAVLGLGAAWFEEEHKAYGYAFPPLKTRFEYLEDALNITRRMFTEEVATYHGTHFHVEGAFNNPKPIRGDIPILIGGSGERKTLRFVAKYADGSNLFGDVERVKHLLGVLEGHCEDVGRDPAEITKTRMGTVYIAPTHEAAMVKFEPALAAAADPDRARAGAFVGEPSEVAEQVQAYLDAGLDGITITLPDVHDIETVKLAGETLGAVIGTRAR; translated from the coding sequence ATGCGCGCACCCTTTGAGCTCGACCTGCACGTGCCGAACTTCAACTACCCGGGCACGAGTCCGGAGGCGCTGTTCGACAAGCTCGTGGAGATCGCGACGGCGGCCGAGGCGTCCGGCTTCAGCTCGCTCTCGTTGATGGACCACCTGCACCAGATCGGCCCGGTGGGTCCGCCCGAGAACTTCATGTTCGACGGCAACACGATGCTCGCCGCGATCGCCGCGCGCACGTCGGCGATCCACCTCGGGCTGCTCGTCGGCGGTGTCACCTACCGCAACCCGGCGCTGGTGGCCAAGATCACGACGACGCTGGACGTGATCAGCGGCGGCCGCGCCGTGCTGGGACTGGGCGCCGCCTGGTTCGAGGAGGAGCACAAGGCCTACGGCTACGCGTTCCCGCCGCTCAAGACGCGCTTCGAGTACCTCGAGGACGCGCTGAACATCACGCGGCGGATGTTCACCGAGGAGGTGGCGACCTACCACGGCACGCACTTCCACGTCGAAGGCGCGTTCAACAACCCGAAGCCGATCCGCGGGGACATCCCGATCCTGATCGGCGGCAGCGGAGAGCGCAAGACGCTGCGCTTCGTGGCCAAGTACGCCGACGGCTCGAACCTGTTCGGCGACGTCGAGCGCGTCAAGCACCTGCTGGGCGTCCTCGAAGGGCACTGCGAGGACGTCGGTCGCGACCCGGCGGAGATCACCAAGACCCGCATGGGCACCGTCTACATCGCGCCCACGCACGAGGCGGCCATGGTTAAGTTCGAGCCGGCCCTGGCCGCCGCCGCCGACCCCGACCGGGCCCGCGCGGGCGCGTTCGTCGGCGAGCCGAGCGAGGTCGCAGAGCAGGTGCAGGCGTACCTGGACGCCGGCCTGGACGGCATCACCATTACGCTCCCGGACGTGCACGACATCGAGACGGTCAAGCTCGCCGGCGAGACGCTCGGGGCGGTGATCGGGACTCGCGCCAGGTAA
- a CDS encoding zinc-dependent alcohol dehydrogenase, whose protein sequence is MRAIEFHGDERLELVERPDPAPAAGQLLIAPSAVGICGTDVEIFEGSLAYFRMGIAEYPIVPGHEWTGVVVDVGEGVTGFTPGDRVVGEVAIGCGVCVRCRAGRSHLCARRTETGIVHMDGAMASRMVFPAAYAHVVPFSARQAALVEPTSVALHGVTRGRVAGQHVVVIGSGPIGLLVAQIARAHGAASVTVSDTREDRMTLAASLGFTPFEGRAAEWDDPVATVAGATSDGPDVALLCAGGPGAIAAAFAAVRPGGTVVALGLSGQPELPFDWDGLVVRDIDLIGVLGSVGYWQGAIDLIASGAVKTEPLVTRAFALEDTRDALERLIDPGSLKVLIEP, encoded by the coding sequence ATGCGCGCGATCGAGTTCCATGGCGACGAACGGCTCGAGCTGGTCGAGCGGCCCGACCCTGCGCCCGCGGCGGGCCAGCTGCTGATCGCGCCGAGCGCGGTCGGCATCTGCGGCACCGACGTCGAGATCTTCGAGGGCTCGCTCGCCTACTTCCGGATGGGCATCGCCGAGTACCCGATCGTGCCTGGCCACGAGTGGACCGGCGTCGTCGTCGACGTGGGCGAGGGCGTGACCGGCTTCACGCCCGGCGACCGGGTCGTGGGGGAGGTCGCGATCGGCTGCGGCGTGTGCGTGCGCTGCCGGGCCGGCCGCTCGCACCTGTGCGCCCGGCGGACCGAGACCGGGATCGTCCACATGGACGGCGCGATGGCCTCGCGCATGGTGTTCCCTGCCGCTTACGCGCACGTCGTGCCGTTCTCCGCCCGCCAGGCCGCGCTCGTCGAGCCGACGTCGGTCGCCCTGCACGGCGTGACGCGCGGTCGCGTGGCCGGCCAGCACGTCGTCGTCATCGGCAGCGGCCCGATCGGCCTCCTGGTCGCGCAGATCGCCCGTGCCCACGGCGCCGCGTCCGTGACCGTGAGCGACACGCGCGAGGACCGGATGACGCTCGCGGCGTCCCTCGGCTTCACGCCCTTTGAGGGCCGCGCGGCCGAGTGGGACGACCCGGTCGCGACCGTCGCCGGCGCCACCTCCGACGGCCCGGACGTCGCCCTGCTGTGTGCCGGCGGGCCGGGCGCGATCGCCGCGGCCTTCGCCGCCGTGCGCCCGGGCGGCACCGTCGTCGCGCTCGGCCTCTCCGGCCAACCCGAGCTGCCGTTCGACTGGGACGGCCTCGTCGTCCGCGACATCGACCTGATCGGCGTCCTCGGCTCGGTCGGCTACTGGCAGGGCGCGATCGACCTGATCGCGTCCGGCGCGGTGAAGACCGAGCCGCTCGTCACGCGCGCATTCGCGCTCGAGGACACCCGTGATGCCCTCGAGCGCCTGATCGACCCGGGCTCGCTGAAGGTCCTGATCGAGCCCTGA
- a CDS encoding proline dehydrogenase family protein — protein MTIVAPPTAAPAQPAPPDAVEARVRALGRHIAAGQAKAGRTRTRVLEDRGMELLARDPALRAALFRLVDVAPATSGRRDLAAHLASLLGEAQAADAPAGGFLRRASVTARSAATGRASGPAVGAVAGLAVHRMATRFIVGEDPADAVPTLAGLWESGAAATVDLLGEATVTTAEADRYARRCDEALRTLARAAQTWPARPTLDVVPRVNLSVKVTALTAKVKAEAPEIGIADASHRLRGLLRTAKAVGAHLHVDMESMASRDLITQLVIDLLGEPEFRTGLSAGIVLQAYLRDADEQLDQLLDGIQQPFTVRLVKGAYWEHETVEARQHGWDSPVYLNKVESDRSFERLTKRLLDHRPHVKVAIASHNVRSIAHALALAPDRDLELQVLRGLGDDLQVALTDMGLRVRTYCPVGDLVAGMSYLVRRLLENTSNDSFLLSRSRGTDLDQLLAKP, from the coding sequence ATGACCATCGTCGCTCCGCCCACGGCTGCGCCCGCTCAGCCGGCTCCACCCGACGCCGTGGAGGCTCGGGTACGCGCGCTGGGGCGGCACATCGCGGCCGGTCAGGCGAAAGCCGGCCGGACCCGCACACGGGTGCTCGAAGACCGGGGCATGGAGCTGCTGGCGCGCGATCCTGCGCTGCGTGCGGCGCTCTTCCGCCTCGTCGACGTGGCGCCCGCCACCTCCGGCCGGCGCGATCTCGCCGCGCACCTCGCTTCTCTCCTGGGCGAGGCGCAGGCGGCGGACGCGCCGGCCGGTGGATTCCTCCGCCGGGCGAGCGTGACGGCGCGCAGCGCGGCGACCGGCCGGGCGAGCGGCCCGGCCGTCGGAGCCGTCGCCGGGCTCGCCGTGCACCGGATGGCGACCCGGTTCATCGTCGGCGAGGACCCGGCCGACGCCGTCCCGACGCTCGCCGGCCTGTGGGAGAGCGGCGCGGCGGCGACCGTCGACCTGCTCGGCGAGGCGACCGTCACCACCGCCGAGGCCGACCGCTACGCGCGCCGCTGCGACGAGGCGCTGCGCACGCTCGCGCGGGCCGCCCAGACCTGGCCCGCCCGCCCCACGCTCGACGTCGTCCCCCGGGTCAACCTCTCCGTCAAGGTCACCGCGCTCACGGCGAAGGTCAAGGCCGAAGCGCCGGAGATCGGGATCGCGGACGCGTCCCACCGGCTGCGCGGGCTCCTGCGCACCGCCAAGGCGGTCGGCGCGCACCTGCACGTCGACATGGAGTCGATGGCGTCGCGTGACCTGATCACCCAGCTCGTGATCGACCTGCTGGGCGAGCCCGAGTTCCGGACGGGGTTGAGCGCCGGCATCGTCCTCCAGGCCTATCTGCGCGACGCGGACGAGCAGCTCGACCAGCTCCTGGACGGCATCCAGCAGCCGTTCACGGTCCGGCTCGTCAAGGGCGCCTACTGGGAGCACGAGACCGTCGAGGCGCGCCAGCACGGCTGGGACTCGCCCGTCTACCTGAACAAGGTCGAGTCGGACCGGTCGTTCGAGCGGCTCACGAAGCGGCTCCTCGACCACCGGCCCCACGTGAAGGTCGCCATCGCCAGCCACAACGTCCGCTCGATCGCGCACGCGCTCGCCCTCGCACCGGACCGCGACCTCGAGCTGCAGGTCCTGCGCGGCCTCGGCGACGACCTGCAGGTCGCGCTCACCGACATGGGCCTGCGCGTGCGCACGTACTGCCCCGTCGGCGACCTCGTCGCGGGCATGAGCTACCTCGTCCGCCGGCTGCTGGAGAACACGTCCAACGACTCGTTCCTGCTCAGCCGCAGCCGCGGAACCGACCTCGACCAGCTTCTCGCCAAGCCGTGA